A single genomic interval of Zunongwangia sp. HGR-M22 harbors:
- a CDS encoding class I SAM-dependent methyltransferase, protein MKARTREEINQTERDYWNEGKLDRTKIKKLRRHAFFYSYKREKKIINKLLLDFDDKDVLEIGSYTWAAWFDKSTKPKSLTCINISEQELENGKKHAISRDFPVNHYLMDANDLTFEDESFDIVFGGAILHHLDVGKSISHIHRVLKPGGKIIFLEPLNMNPLYKIYRKMNPQERTPDEHALVSKDFKIIKEKFTFNHYFFDFFTVIFGVISLKVYGDKNYDNWINKLASNLDIFVSKIPFLYPLFARVIIYGNKK, encoded by the coding sequence ATGAAAGCGAGAACAAGAGAAGAAATAAACCAGACCGAAAGAGATTACTGGAACGAGGGCAAATTAGATCGTACTAAAATAAAAAAGCTTAGAAGGCACGCTTTTTTTTATTCTTATAAACGCGAAAAAAAGATTATCAATAAATTACTTCTAGATTTTGATGATAAGGATGTGTTGGAAATTGGTTCTTATACATGGGCGGCCTGGTTTGATAAATCTACCAAACCTAAAAGTTTAACCTGTATAAATATTTCTGAACAGGAATTAGAAAATGGCAAAAAGCACGCGATTTCGAGAGATTTTCCGGTAAACCATTATTTGATGGACGCCAATGATTTAACTTTTGAAGATGAATCTTTTGATATCGTTTTTGGTGGCGCAATACTTCATCATTTAGATGTAGGAAAGTCAATATCTCATATTCACAGAGTATTGAAGCCTGGTGGAAAAATCATTTTTTTAGAACCTTTAAATATGAATCCTTTATATAAGATTTACAGGAAGATGAATCCTCAAGAAAGAACACCAGATGAACATGCTTTAGTATCGAAAGACTTTAAAATCATAAAAGAGAAATTTACATTTAATCATTACTTTTTCGACTTCTTTACTGTGATTTTTGGAGTTATTTCTTTAAAAGTTTATGGAGATAAAAATTATGATAACTGGATCAATAAATTAGCGTCTAATCTAGATATTTTTGTTTCTAAAATCCCATTTTTATATCCTTTATTCGCAA